From the genome of Gemmatimonas phototrophica, one region includes:
- a CDS encoding 4-(cytidine 5'-diphospho)-2-C-methyl-D-erythritol kinase: MGQESTAARSRTQTAHAKLNLVLRILAREASGYHGIETLFQRLALHDVVDVTVSDAPKSLTCAGPSMPANGLGPVEQNLAWRAAEAYCAAAAWGTNWQIAITKHIPVGGGLGGGSADAAAVLRALESLCPTPLGLARLLEIGGRLGADVPFLVSEEALAWGWGRGDRLLPLPALPAMAATLVAFSEGVNTGAAYGAFADARVARGETVSAYAYPPDAFGSWDFVAALATNDFEQVVPSLHAGVALVLPAVRDVARQLTAQGHASVGLMSGSGATCFVLHPVGTTVALDLPEGARVVTTTTMGPATA; this comes from the coding sequence ATGGGACAAGAGAGCACCGCCGCGCGTTCGCGCACACAAACCGCACACGCCAAGCTCAATCTGGTGTTGCGTATTCTCGCGCGCGAAGCGTCGGGATATCACGGCATCGAAACGCTCTTCCAACGTCTCGCGCTGCACGACGTGGTAGACGTGACGGTGAGTGATGCCCCCAAATCGCTCACCTGCGCCGGGCCCAGCATGCCCGCCAACGGCCTTGGGCCCGTCGAGCAGAACCTCGCGTGGCGCGCGGCCGAAGCGTACTGTGCGGCCGCAGCGTGGGGCACGAATTGGCAGATTGCCATTACCAAGCACATTCCGGTGGGGGGCGGGCTGGGTGGTGGCAGCGCCGATGCGGCGGCGGTGTTGCGCGCGTTGGAATCGCTCTGCCCCACCCCGCTTGGCCTGGCACGGCTGTTGGAGATTGGCGGACGGCTTGGAGCGGACGTGCCGTTTCTGGTGAGTGAAGAAGCGTTGGCCTGGGGTTGGGGGCGCGGTGATCGTCTGCTGCCGCTGCCTGCGCTTCCGGCCATGGCCGCAACGTTGGTGGCGTTTTCTGAGGGCGTAAATACCGGCGCCGCGTACGGCGCATTTGCCGACGCGCGAGTGGCCCGCGGTGAGACGGTGAGCGCCTACGCGTACCCGCCAGATGCTTTTGGCTCGTGGGATTTTGTGGCAGCGCTGGCCACCAACGATTTTGAGCAGGTCGTGCCGTCGCTGCATGCCGGTGTGGCCTTGGTGCTACCGGCCGTGCGCGACGTCGCTCGCCAACTCACCGCGCAGGGGCACGCGTCCGTTGGGCTCATGAGCGGCAGCGGGGCTACCTGCTTTGTGTTGCACCCGGTAGGCACCACGGTGGCCCTCGACCTGCCAGAGGGCGCTCGCGTAGTGACCACCACCACAATGGGACCGGCTACGGCTTGA
- a CDS encoding Hpt domain-containing protein — MSAPQALIEFFQKEATEYLDRLDQLLTDPGAPDAAAFLASARALRGSATMTRLDGLPDFASTLERIATGLRDQELRWDQRLHFAVRGALAELRQLVEKAPMWAEGEQRRARTQSVALASVAAGYLATKAPAESPTAQVVPISRFFPDDGMPAILQRNPTPAITLAQRFRSDVAAAADGVAREAAALATSPAGPSQLALADGVRRALLGLADVAESYGAASIANLVTRMARAPLANAAERAGVQGFAQLLMNRELTDAQLAAQVKQANVTWNGAPAPEVAIVSIESLLYRGHSAVTRAREVRDQLKVHWQRGSLAQPDAQALFEELSDLLDLAVTT, encoded by the coding sequence ATGAGTGCACCGCAGGCGCTTATCGAGTTCTTCCAGAAGGAAGCCACGGAATACCTCGACCGGCTGGATCAGTTGCTCACCGATCCGGGGGCTCCTGATGCGGCAGCGTTTCTGGCCAGCGCCCGCGCGTTGCGCGGCAGCGCCACCATGACGCGTCTGGATGGGCTCCCCGACTTTGCCTCGACCCTGGAGCGCATTGCCACCGGGCTGCGTGATCAGGAGCTGCGCTGGGATCAGCGTTTGCATTTCGCGGTGCGCGGGGCGCTGGCGGAACTGCGCCAGCTGGTGGAGAAGGCCCCCATGTGGGCTGAGGGCGAGCAGCGACGGGCCCGCACGCAGTCGGTGGCCCTGGCCTCAGTGGCCGCGGGCTATCTGGCCACCAAGGCGCCGGCGGAATCGCCGACGGCGCAGGTCGTGCCCATCTCGCGCTTTTTCCCGGATGACGGCATGCCCGCCATTCTGCAGCGCAATCCGACGCCGGCCATTACCCTCGCCCAACGCTTCCGCAGCGACGTCGCGGCTGCCGCCGACGGCGTGGCCCGCGAGGCGGCCGCATTGGCCACCAGCCCGGCCGGACCGTCTCAGCTGGCGTTGGCCGATGGTGTGCGCCGGGCCCTGCTGGGATTGGCCGACGTGGCGGAAAGCTATGGCGCCGCCAGCATCGCCAATCTGGTCACCAGAATGGCCCGCGCTCCGCTGGCCAATGCGGCCGAGCGCGCCGGTGTGCAAGGGTTTGCCCAGCTGCTCATGAACCGCGAACTCACCGACGCCCAGCTGGCCGCGCAGGTGAAGCAGGCCAATGTCACCTGGAACGGGGCGCCGGCCCCCGAGGTGGCCATCGTGTCCATTGAGTCGCTGCTCTATCGCGGACACTCGGCGGTCACGCGGGCACGCGAGGTCCGCGATCAGCTCAAGGTGCATTGGCAACGGGGATCGCTCGCGCAGCCCGACGCCCAGGCGCTCTTCGAGGAACTGAGCGACTTGCTCGACCTGGCCGTTACTACCTGA
- a CDS encoding multicopper oxidase domain-containing protein yields MPTPPRAAPVAAPNDNRTTVVGTVPAVALTLVEALWKPEGGQGPALNVWAMTSSDSLPVVPSPLIRMARGRTLQLRLTNTLRDTIDVHGLRATREANDVVVLLPGESRTISVTYGRSGQFLYWGGRHGQSFDDRGWEEGQLTGAIVVDDPQQPRGGDRVFVVTESFKFEEVAGRREVVSQLAVNGLSWPHTEPLRYAMGDSVHWRWLNGATIPHPMHLHGFYYRVSAMTTLAAETRTPPARQPLVVTQYLPPGNTMQMAFLPTEPGNWVFHCHFAQHVNGVSTADTVYRDAERRMAYTLEGRHMSGLVMGLTVTSPEPTPERAATRHLRLFMDKKSTPFTHGGEGVAFALADSTGAVAQNGFRVPAPVLLLKRGERVAITLVNRLPQATSVHWHGLEIESYPDGVPHVSGRDGKLLHPIPAGDSLTVNFAPPRSGTFMYHSHFSEASQMNGGMYGAILVLDDPARYSPATDHLFVIGGGGIPAVPLGTASPWGLVNGRTSPPPVSMKVGERHRFRFASIHPDWEVRVTLGTLTQAMAWTPVAKDGAELPAVLRTPVPATWMGGPGETADFEVTPSRPGDYLLQVRTESSGWSIVIPVTVKAVGPR; encoded by the coding sequence GTGCCCACCCCACCCCGTGCGGCGCCGGTGGCCGCCCCCAACGACAATCGCACCACCGTCGTGGGCACCGTGCCGGCGGTGGCGCTGACGCTGGTGGAAGCCCTCTGGAAGCCGGAGGGGGGGCAGGGCCCCGCGCTGAACGTGTGGGCCATGACGTCGTCCGACAGTTTGCCCGTCGTCCCGTCTCCACTCATCCGGATGGCACGGGGGCGTACGCTGCAGCTGCGTCTCACCAACACGCTGCGGGACACCATTGATGTGCACGGACTCCGGGCCACACGTGAGGCCAACGATGTGGTGGTGCTGTTGCCGGGTGAGTCGCGCACCATTTCGGTCACGTATGGGCGCTCTGGCCAGTTTCTGTATTGGGGCGGTCGCCATGGGCAGTCCTTTGACGATCGCGGATGGGAAGAAGGACAGTTGACGGGCGCGATTGTGGTCGACGATCCCCAGCAACCGCGCGGCGGCGATAGGGTGTTTGTCGTGACCGAATCGTTCAAGTTTGAAGAAGTAGCCGGACGTCGAGAGGTCGTTTCCCAGCTGGCGGTGAATGGCCTCAGCTGGCCGCACACCGAACCGCTGCGCTACGCCATGGGTGATTCGGTGCACTGGCGGTGGCTGAACGGTGCCACCATTCCGCATCCCATGCACTTGCACGGGTTCTACTACCGGGTCAGTGCCATGACAACGCTCGCCGCCGAAACGCGGACGCCTCCGGCGCGCCAGCCACTGGTGGTCACGCAATACCTGCCGCCGGGGAACACCATGCAGATGGCGTTCCTTCCCACGGAGCCAGGCAATTGGGTGTTCCATTGCCATTTCGCGCAACATGTGAATGGCGTCTCGACGGCCGATACCGTGTATCGCGATGCGGAGCGTCGGATGGCATACACCCTCGAGGGACGCCACATGTCGGGGTTGGTCATGGGGCTCACGGTGACTTCGCCGGAGCCGACCCCGGAGCGCGCAGCCACACGTCACCTCCGGCTGTTCATGGACAAGAAGTCCACACCGTTCACGCACGGCGGCGAGGGGGTGGCCTTTGCCCTCGCTGACAGCACCGGTGCCGTCGCGCAGAATGGATTCAGGGTACCGGCGCCGGTGCTGTTGCTCAAGCGTGGTGAGCGCGTGGCAATCACGTTGGTGAACCGGCTACCGCAGGCCACTTCGGTGCACTGGCATGGGTTGGAGATCGAGAGCTATCCCGATGGCGTGCCACATGTGAGTGGGCGCGATGGAAAACTGCTGCACCCAATTCCGGCCGGCGATTCACTGACGGTGAATTTCGCACCGCCACGCAGCGGGACGTTCATGTATCACTCGCACTTCAGCGAAGCCTCGCAGATGAATGGCGGGATGTACGGCGCCATTCTCGTGTTGGACGACCCGGCTCGGTATAGCCCGGCCACCGATCATCTGTTCGTCATCGGTGGCGGCGGCATTCCTGCGGTCCCACTGGGGACCGCGAGCCCGTGGGGATTGGTCAACGGACGGACCTCCCCGCCGCCGGTCTCCATGAAGGTGGGCGAGCGGCATCGGTTCCGGTTTGCCAGTATCCATCCCGACTGGGAAGTCCGTGTGACGCTGGGGACCCTTACGCAGGCCATGGCATGGACGCCGGTAGCCAAGGATGGCGCCGAGCTGCCAGCGGTATTGCGTACGCCGGTTCCTGCCACCTGGATGGGCGGCCCCGGCGAAACGGCCGACTTCGAGGTGACACCGAGCAGGCCGGGAGACTATCTGCTGCAGGTGCGTACGGAGAGCTCGGGGTGGTCCATCGTGATCCCGGTTACGGTGAAAGCGGTCGGACCGCGCTGA
- a CDS encoding lysylphosphatidylglycerol synthase transmembrane domain-containing protein translates to MKAGRTLLGFLLSALLLWWTLRGVELAAVWEVLRAANGVLFALSAAAATAIVPIRARKWQPILEPVVGVVPYGPLWRSTAIGVMMNNVFPLRAGEFARAFALTREVPAVALTTSLGSLAVDRIFDALVVFAMMFAAMLDPRFPSGATVAGRTLGEIAIGGVGLVGAALAVCYVIVLRPGMVVGLTSAVAARLMPAQRDTVVGFVELGVGSLAVLKDSRRFGAVLLWTVLHWLTHALALWLGFLAVGMDVPVSAALFLQGVLAIGVAVPSSPGFFGVFEVAANVGLAVYGVPKEIAVTWALGYHLLSFIPITVIGAIYFARVGLNMGEVRQAQRAPGP, encoded by the coding sequence GTGAAGGCCGGCCGCACCCTGCTCGGCTTTCTGCTCAGCGCCCTCCTGCTCTGGTGGACGCTGCGGGGTGTCGAGCTGGCGGCGGTGTGGGAGGTGCTGCGCGCAGCAAACGGGGTGCTGTTTGCGCTCTCCGCGGCGGCGGCCACCGCCATTGTGCCCATCCGAGCGCGGAAATGGCAGCCCATTCTGGAGCCCGTGGTCGGGGTAGTCCCCTACGGTCCGTTGTGGCGCAGCACCGCCATTGGCGTGATGATGAACAATGTGTTCCCGCTGCGCGCCGGAGAGTTTGCGCGGGCCTTTGCGCTCACCCGGGAAGTGCCAGCCGTTGCCCTCACCACGAGCCTCGGGTCACTCGCCGTCGATCGCATCTTTGATGCGCTGGTGGTGTTTGCCATGATGTTCGCCGCCATGCTCGACCCCCGGTTCCCCTCCGGGGCCACGGTGGCGGGTCGCACACTGGGTGAGATTGCCATTGGTGGCGTTGGGCTCGTGGGAGCCGCCCTGGCGGTGTGCTACGTGATCGTCTTGCGCCCCGGCATGGTGGTGGGCCTCACCAGCGCCGTGGCGGCGCGACTCATGCCCGCCCAGCGCGATACGGTGGTGGGCTTTGTGGAACTGGGCGTGGGCAGTCTGGCGGTGCTTAAAGATTCCCGCCGCTTTGGAGCCGTGCTGCTCTGGACCGTGCTGCACTGGCTCACGCATGCGCTGGCGCTGTGGCTGGGCTTTCTGGCCGTGGGGATGGACGTGCCCGTGAGTGCGGCGCTCTTTCTGCAGGGCGTGTTGGCCATTGGGGTGGCTGTCCCCAGCTCACCCGGCTTTTTCGGGGTGTTTGAAGTGGCCGCCAACGTGGGGCTGGCCGTGTACGGTGTCCCCAAGGAAATTGCCGTGACCTGGGCGCTGGGCTATCACCTGCTCAGCTTCATCCCCATCACCGTCATTGGCGCGATATACTTCGCGCGCGTCGGACTGAATATGGGCGAAGTCCGGCAGGCTCAACGCGCCCCCGGCCCGTGA
- a CDS encoding cyanophycinase, giving the protein MPRQLITGRLIAAVLLSAVCLYPSVMVQAQSPPASPGTLFIVGGGTQPTSLVQDFVQRAGGPGKARIAVFAMASTVGERSGEAKANDLRAMGVDAQAIWITRAQADEDSVVHLLDRVTGVWFGGGDQNLLIAALRGSKVEWAIRARFNAGAVVGGTSAGAAVISSPMITGEELLRRDTTETWTRIQRGTVQVDSGFSYLTNAIVDQHFLRRKRHNRLLSLVLADAPHLGVGIDEGTALIVEPSGLWRIAGASAALIFDAREATRTSASSPVLGAASVRMHLLPHGATFDPRTGTATLPAAIKP; this is encoded by the coding sequence ATGCCACGCCAGCTGATCACCGGACGGCTGATAGCGGCGGTGCTGCTGTCAGCCGTTTGCCTGTACCCGTCCGTCATGGTGCAGGCGCAGTCGCCGCCGGCATCACCCGGTACATTGTTCATCGTGGGGGGCGGCACGCAGCCCACGTCGCTGGTCCAGGACTTTGTGCAGCGGGCCGGTGGCCCGGGCAAAGCGCGCATTGCCGTCTTTGCCATGGCCAGCACGGTTGGCGAACGGAGTGGAGAGGCCAAGGCCAACGATCTCCGGGCCATGGGGGTGGACGCTCAGGCCATCTGGATCACACGCGCCCAGGCCGACGAGGACTCGGTCGTCCACCTGCTTGATCGGGTCACCGGGGTGTGGTTTGGCGGTGGCGATCAGAACCTGCTCATCGCCGCGCTACGCGGCAGCAAAGTGGAGTGGGCCATTCGCGCGCGCTTCAACGCGGGTGCGGTCGTTGGCGGTACGTCGGCCGGAGCGGCGGTCATCTCGTCGCCCATGATTACCGGCGAAGAACTGCTGCGGCGCGACACCACCGAAACATGGACACGCATCCAGCGCGGGACCGTTCAGGTGGACAGCGGCTTTTCCTATCTCACCAACGCCATCGTGGACCAGCACTTTTTGCGTCGCAAGCGGCACAACCGGCTGCTGAGCCTCGTGTTGGCCGACGCGCCGCATCTTGGCGTGGGTATCGACGAGGGCACCGCACTCATTGTTGAGCCATCTGGGCTCTGGCGCATTGCCGGCGCCAGCGCCGCCCTCATCTTCGACGCCCGCGAGGCCACGCGCACCTCCGCGTCGTCGCCTGTGCTTGGTGCCGCCTCGGTACGCATGCATCTGCTGCCGCATGGGGCCACCTTTGACCCGCGCACGGGTACCGCGACGCTCCCGGCCGCGATCAAGCCGTAG
- the rsmI gene encoding 16S rRNA (cytidine(1402)-2'-O)-methyltransferase, producing the protein MPEADVSQPGTTPDLPAAEGASALAGRAAELWPQAITPGALHVVSTPIGHLGDITLRALAVLREAAVICCEDTRHARPLLDRYGIGTSTLALHEHNEASMIPRLLDRLRAGEGVALISDAGTPLVSDPGARLVDAAISAGLRVVPIPGASATLAALVACGLTPHPFTVLGFLDRKGKERENALAMAVRLPHAVVLFESPNRLVDTLRDLAVLAGTGRAVAVARELTKHFEEIKRGTLEEVAAYYEAVPPRGEIVIVLAGATAAEPTEDGLRATADALRAEGFRPRDIVRMLMDEHGASRNLAYRLAHDT; encoded by the coding sequence ATGCCTGAGGCTGACGTGAGTCAGCCCGGCACCACCCCCGATCTGCCGGCCGCTGAGGGTGCCTCGGCGCTGGCGGGGCGGGCGGCGGAACTCTGGCCCCAGGCAATCACGCCTGGGGCTTTGCACGTCGTAAGCACACCCATTGGGCACCTCGGGGACATCACCCTGCGGGCGCTGGCGGTGCTGCGCGAAGCGGCCGTGATCTGCTGTGAGGACACCCGGCACGCGCGCCCCTTGCTCGACCGCTACGGCATTGGCACCTCCACGCTGGCGCTCCACGAGCACAATGAAGCCAGCATGATTCCCCGGCTGCTCGACCGTCTGCGCGCCGGAGAAGGGGTGGCGCTCATCAGCGACGCCGGCACGCCCCTGGTCTCAGACCCGGGGGCGCGGCTGGTGGATGCCGCAATCTCGGCCGGGCTGCGGGTGGTGCCTATTCCCGGGGCCTCCGCCACACTGGCCGCTCTGGTGGCCTGCGGCCTCACGCCGCACCCCTTTACCGTGCTTGGCTTTCTCGACCGGAAGGGGAAGGAGCGGGAGAACGCCCTCGCCATGGCCGTACGCCTGCCTCATGCCGTGGTGCTCTTCGAGTCGCCCAACCGGTTGGTGGATACCTTGCGCGACCTGGCGGTGCTGGCCGGGACCGGGCGCGCCGTGGCCGTGGCCCGAGAGCTCACCAAGCATTTCGAAGAGATCAAGCGCGGAACGCTGGAGGAGGTCGCCGCGTATTACGAAGCGGTACCCCCTCGGGGAGAAATCGTGATCGTGCTGGCTGGCGCTACGGCCGCGGAACCCACGGAAGACGGCCTGCGCGCGACTGCCGATGCATTGCGCGCCGAGGGCTTCCGCCCGCGCGACATCGTTCGCATGCTCATGGACGAGCACGGCGCCAGTCGTAACCTTGCGTATCGTCTCGCCCACGACACCTGA
- the mce gene encoding methylmalonyl-CoA epimerase, whose amino-acid sequence MTDSVRRGTRIAHIGIAVRALDELLPIMRDVLEMPEVPLSDADGATIVGLAAGESLVELLHSTSEATPIGKYVAKRGPGIHHVCFAVDDLDGMLQKCRDAGLRLIDETPRLGAEGKRIAFLHPSATGGVLVELSEY is encoded by the coding sequence ATGACTGATTCCGTTCGCCGCGGCACGCGCATCGCCCACATCGGGATTGCCGTTCGCGCCCTCGACGAGCTGCTCCCCATCATGCGAGACGTGCTGGAGATGCCTGAAGTACCCCTGAGTGATGCCGACGGCGCCACGATTGTGGGACTCGCCGCCGGAGAATCACTGGTGGAGCTGCTGCACTCGACGTCCGAGGCGACACCCATCGGGAAATACGTCGCCAAGCGCGGCCCTGGCATCCATCACGTCTGCTTCGCCGTGGACGACCTCGACGGCATGCTGCAGAAGTGCCGTGACGCCGGTCTCCGACTTATCGACGAGACCCCACGCCTTGGCGCCGAAGGCAAGCGTATCGCCTTCCTGCATCCGAGCGCGACCGGCGGGGTGCTCGTCGAACTGTCCGAATACTAG
- a CDS encoding carbohydrate binding family 9 domain-containing protein: MPSLFLSLKRPRWQPLLLAGICCLAIVLARPSQIAAQRAVTVNGVDHRVYRTSREITLDGRFTEADWAQADSITDFRQRDPVEGAPSTERTVVRLLATPVGLAIGWWCYDSDAANILRTQVRRDAELRSDDYVSMGIDGLHDKRSAFYFRTNSNGAMWDGEHVDAETGNESWDGVWDVRTSITGEGYFIEMLIPWATLRYAEGDSVMGMNFRRFMPRKNEETLWRAWRRTEGFRFLEQEGLIGNLDGLPRRPRVEARPYISGESRLTERRYFAVSGDSVLAPSASDGNIGLDLKVPITNTITADLTFNPDFAQAEVDRQIVNLTRFPLFFPEQRPFFTEGSAIFDFGRPREAQMFYSRRIGLGASGTPVTIPVGVRMQGRAGSRQVGFLAARTSGDEKSSNAVLRVKQDILGRGYVGAMGTFAGETGRPGSAAGGVDFVLPYIVQGGQNLILLGNAAFSRDSAGGETGAHYRFMVDYPNDNADIVVRFDHIDAAYDPALGFVQQRGINRIAGNTQFTPRPKKRSRYIRRYEFNVASYDLVWGVNGGLDNASFSVKPFGLQFQNGDRLETTVRRRFDAPDQTFSLFTNANVAPGQYWWTRGELQYNGAEARPVKVTLNVSAGDFYNGQSRDVSSSVRLRRAPHMLLTLEAQISDVTLPVARFTAKTVRVRGDYAFNPRLNATLFAQWENQSQRASTNARVRWTVKPGSDLYVVWNSAWPTGLERAIPWARPARGGLVAKYVYFFRA; encoded by the coding sequence ATGCCGAGCCTCTTCCTATCCCTGAAACGTCCCCGCTGGCAGCCACTGCTGTTGGCGGGGATCTGCTGTTTGGCCATCGTGCTGGCGCGCCCCTCCCAGATTGCCGCACAGCGTGCGGTGACGGTGAATGGGGTGGATCACCGGGTCTATCGCACGTCGCGCGAAATCACGCTCGACGGGCGCTTCACGGAAGCGGATTGGGCGCAGGCGGACTCCATCACGGACTTCCGCCAGCGAGACCCGGTCGAGGGCGCACCGAGCACTGAACGCACGGTGGTGCGATTGCTGGCGACGCCGGTTGGACTGGCCATTGGCTGGTGGTGCTACGACTCGGATGCGGCCAATATTTTGCGGACGCAGGTGCGTCGCGATGCGGAATTGCGCAGCGACGACTACGTGTCCATGGGCATTGATGGGCTGCACGACAAACGCAGTGCCTTCTATTTTCGCACCAATTCCAACGGCGCCATGTGGGACGGCGAGCATGTGGATGCCGAAACGGGAAACGAAAGCTGGGATGGCGTGTGGGACGTGCGTACCTCCATCACCGGGGAGGGCTACTTCATCGAGATGCTCATTCCATGGGCCACCTTGCGCTACGCCGAAGGCGACAGCGTCATGGGGATGAACTTCCGTCGGTTCATGCCACGGAAGAATGAAGAAACGCTTTGGCGCGCCTGGCGGCGAACCGAAGGGTTTCGGTTTCTCGAGCAGGAAGGGCTCATCGGGAATCTCGACGGCCTCCCTCGCCGGCCGCGTGTGGAAGCCCGTCCGTACATCTCCGGTGAATCACGACTCACGGAGCGACGGTATTTCGCGGTCTCGGGCGATTCCGTCTTGGCGCCGTCGGCCAGCGATGGCAATATCGGGCTCGATCTCAAGGTGCCGATCACCAACACCATTACGGCCGATCTCACCTTCAATCCTGACTTTGCTCAGGCGGAAGTCGATCGGCAGATCGTGAATCTCACCCGCTTTCCGCTGTTCTTTCCCGAGCAGCGTCCGTTTTTCACGGAAGGCTCGGCCATCTTTGATTTTGGTCGGCCGCGCGAAGCGCAGATGTTCTATTCCCGGCGCATTGGCCTGGGGGCGAGTGGTACGCCGGTCACCATTCCGGTGGGCGTGCGCATGCAGGGACGGGCTGGCAGTCGGCAAGTGGGGTTTTTGGCTGCACGCACGTCGGGTGACGAAAAAAGCTCAAACGCCGTGCTGCGCGTCAAACAGGACATTTTGGGGCGGGGCTACGTCGGTGCCATGGGCACCTTTGCCGGTGAAACCGGTCGTCCGGGCAGCGCGGCGGGAGGCGTGGACTTCGTGCTGCCGTACATCGTGCAGGGCGGACAAAATCTCATTCTGCTCGGCAACGCGGCCTTTAGTCGCGATTCTGCCGGAGGTGAGACAGGCGCCCACTACCGCTTCATGGTGGATTACCCCAACGACAACGCCGATATTGTCGTGCGCTTCGATCATATCGATGCGGCCTACGATCCCGCCTTGGGGTTTGTGCAGCAGCGGGGCATCAATCGTATTGCCGGCAATACGCAGTTCACACCGCGCCCCAAGAAGCGCAGCCGCTATATCCGGCGCTATGAATTCAACGTGGCCAGCTACGATCTGGTGTGGGGCGTCAACGGCGGGCTGGACAACGCCTCATTCTCTGTGAAACCGTTTGGCCTGCAGTTCCAGAACGGCGATCGATTGGAAACCACGGTGCGTCGGCGTTTCGATGCGCCCGACCAGACGTTTTCCCTGTTCACCAACGCCAATGTCGCTCCTGGGCAGTACTGGTGGACGCGCGGGGAGCTGCAGTACAATGGCGCCGAGGCGCGTCCGGTGAAGGTGACGCTGAACGTCAGCGCCGGCGATTTCTACAACGGGCAGTCGCGCGATGTGTCGAGCAGTGTTCGACTGCGTCGGGCGCCGCACATGCTGTTGACGTTGGAGGCGCAGATTTCGGATGTCACGCTCCCCGTGGCACGCTTCACGGCGAAGACCGTGCGTGTGCGTGGGGACTACGCATTCAATCCGCGCCTCAATGCCACACTGTTTGCGCAATGGGAGAACCAGTCGCAGCGCGCCAGCACCAACGCGCGCGTGCGCTGGACGGTGAAACCCGGCAGCGATCTGTATGTGGTGTGGAACAGTGCCTGGCCCACTGGGCTCGAGCGTGCCATTCCGTGGGCGCGTCCGGCACGCGGTGGTCTCGTGGCGAAGTATGTGTACTTCTTCCGGGCATAA
- the trxA gene encoding thioredoxin: MANAVEVMDDTFATEIEQQAGLSVVDFWATWCAPCRMIAPIVEQLAADYAGKVKVAKLDVDNNQRTAAKFNVRSIPTILFFKDGKLVDQVVGAVPRPALEAKFKEHA; the protein is encoded by the coding sequence ATGGCGAACGCAGTCGAAGTGATGGACGATACCTTCGCGACGGAAATTGAGCAGCAGGCCGGTCTGTCGGTGGTGGATTTCTGGGCGACCTGGTGTGCCCCGTGCCGCATGATCGCCCCGATCGTGGAGCAGCTCGCGGCCGACTACGCGGGCAAGGTGAAGGTGGCCAAGCTCGACGTGGACAACAACCAGCGCACCGCCGCCAAGTTCAACGTGCGGTCCATCCCCACGATCCTGTTCTTCAAGGACGGGAAGCTGGTGGATCAGGTTGTGGGCGCGGTGCCGCGTCCCGCCCTCGAAGCAAAGTTCAAGGAGCATGCCTGA
- a CDS encoding pyridoxine 5'-phosphate synthase, with protein MSLRYQRLYVNIDHVATVRQARRSETPDPVAAAVLCEKAGADGITAHLREDRRHIQDDDIHRLAAAVTTLLNLECAITDDMLRLAETLRPAQVTLVPERREEVTTEGGLDVVRHETAVREAVTRLKRLGIRTSLFIDPDPAAVRLSKAVDADAIELHTGSYAHAPRNPATLQALKDAAALGVSLGLAVHAGHGLSVDNVGPVAAIPEIEELNIGHAIIGRAIFIGLDAAVREVRAAMDDAREADRF; from the coding sequence ATGTCGCTTCGCTACCAGCGTCTGTACGTCAACATCGATCACGTCGCCACCGTGCGGCAGGCCCGCCGCAGCGAGACGCCCGATCCGGTGGCGGCGGCAGTGCTTTGTGAAAAGGCGGGTGCCGATGGGATCACCGCCCATCTGCGTGAAGACCGTCGTCACATTCAGGACGACGATATCCACCGGCTGGCCGCCGCGGTGACCACCCTCCTCAATCTGGAGTGTGCCATAACCGACGACATGCTCCGTCTCGCCGAAACACTTCGGCCCGCGCAGGTGACGCTGGTTCCTGAACGGCGCGAAGAAGTGACGACCGAGGGCGGGCTCGATGTGGTGCGCCATGAGACGGCGGTGCGCGAGGCCGTGACACGCCTGAAACGCCTGGGGATCCGTACGAGTCTGTTCATTGACCCCGATCCGGCGGCGGTTCGCCTGTCCAAGGCGGTCGATGCCGACGCGATTGAGTTGCACACCGGTTCGTATGCGCATGCGCCGCGAAACCCGGCCACCCTGCAGGCACTCAAGGACGCGGCAGCCCTTGGCGTGTCGTTGGGGCTGGCCGTGCACGCCGGCCATGGCCTGTCGGTGGACAACGTGGGCCCGGTAGCGGCTATTCCGGAGATCGAGGAGCTCAATATCGGGCACGCGATCATCGGACGCGCCATCTTTATCGGACTGGATGCTGCCGTGCGGGAGGTTCGTGCCGCCATGGACGACGCCCGCGAAGCCGATCGGTTCTGA